The following DNA comes from Winogradskyella sp. PG-2.
ACAGAACTTACTGCACCTTATGATATCTTTCAACATACCATCTTCAGAGATAGTATTAAAGCTATGAATGTATTTACGGTTGCTAATACAGATAATCCAATTACCACATTTGAAGGTATGCGCATATTACCAGATTTTAATTATGTGAGTGATTCTTTACCAAAAATTGACATCTTAGTTGTTCCAAGTGCAGAGCATCATTTAGATACTGATTTAGAAGATAAAATCATGTTAGATTTTGTAAAGCAAGTAGATAAAGAAGCACAGTTTATAACTTCACATTGTGATGGAGCATTTGTATTGGCTAAAGCAGGTCTATTAAATAATGTTGTTTCTACGACTTTCCCAAGTGACATTGATAAAATGAGAGCTATGTTTCCTATTTTAGATATCAGAAAAGAAGTGCTTTTTGTTCACGATGGAAAATATATTACTTCTGCGGGTGGCGCAAAATCTTTTGAAGCTGCTTTATACTTGAGCGAGCATCTCTACGGAAAAACAATTGCCAAATCTTTAGCTGATGGTTTGGTAATTGATTGGAATTTAGAAAAAGTACCGCATTTAATAATTAAAGATTAATTTATTTCAGAGGTTTAACCTCACTATGCTTTACAACATGAGATAAAACAATCTGCGTTTTAGTCTCACCATAAATAATCAACTGATCAATAAAATTTTCTAAGTGTTTTTGATTTTTCAAAACGACTTCTATTACTATATTTTCGTATCCAGTGATTCTATAACAATTAACGACCTCATCGTAAGTTTTTACTTTCTCTAAGAATGGTTTTAGCATTCCCATAAACGCATGTAAAGTAATTAAAGCTTTAAGCTGATAACCGACTTCAAAAGGAGAAATAAATGTGGTATAGCCTTCTATGATTTCTGCATCTTCCATCTTCTTAATACGCTCACTAACAGCTGGTGAGCTCACTCCTACACGTCGTCCAATCTCTGCATTAGACATACGTGCATTTTGTTGGAGACACTTTAAAATCTTCCAATTAAGATCATCCATAATCATCTAAATAAATATCGCTATAATAATATAAAATCTAAAGTAAATATACATAAATACTTTAAATATTAAAGTTAAGTATCACAACTAGTGCTTAATTTCGTATGCATTGCTATTGAAAAATGAATTACAACATACCATCTCACCTGTCTGACCTGCCTATATATAGAAAGGCAATGGACATTATTTTGATTTCTCGAAATATATCTACATACCTAAACCATGATTTGGCATGTTTAAGAGATGATGGTTCTGAGGATAATGATATTTATTTTTCAGGTGATATTGTACAACAATCCACCAATCTTGCTCCAGAGATAATTAGTGCAGAACGCGAACGTTATTCAGACAGAAAACACAAACATTTAGAAAGCTTAGATCTTTTAACAGATAGATTATACACTAATTGCAAACGCTTAGAGCGCTCAAATAGTAATGGGAAAGACTATTTAGCTATGTTGCGTTATGAACTACGTAAATTTAGAAAGCTACAACGTAGTTGGATGATGACATTATAATTTCTTATTAACGTCTTCTAATTAACCAATTTTGCATTACTCATAAAAGCATTCTGATAATTCTTAATTTTAGAATTCATTTCTTCTGCAATTATTACATATTGACACTTACTGAGACTTTCTGATAATCGTAGAATGTGGTTATAAGCATTATTTCTACCTAAATAATTTGCATCTTCAATAGCAAATAATTGAATTTCCCCTAAATGAATCCCATTTAAAAAATACAATTTACTTAGTCTTGCTGGAGTTGCTATTACAATATCTTGACCTGGATAAATTTCCGTTTTTTGCTTTTCTATATCATATTCGTCATACAATGCATATAGTCGTAAGTCTGTATTTCTTGTAAAACGTTCAAATTCTTCTTTCAACGCTAAAGCATCTTCTTTATCCTTAACAACAATAATGGCTCTTGGTGAATCCTCAAAAGCAGAAGCTTTTAATTTGTGAACCATAGCAATAATGAGTGCTGTCGTTTTCCCACTTCCTTTTGGTGCAACTATATATGCATCTGATCCACCTTTTAGTGATGGCAAAACTTTTTTCTGAAAAGGATTAGGGGTGTCGAACCCTAAATTCTCGAGTGATTCTTTTAATAAAGGATGAAGTTTTTTGAATGACATATTTTGTATTTGAACAAAGATATCATTAATG
Coding sequences within:
- a CDS encoding DJ-1/PfpI family protein: MKNIILLLLILLIMSCNNSNKKEVSDETLKQVQNDKQFPKLEPNRYNVAFLIMEGTYNTELTAPYDIFQHTIFRDSIKAMNVFTVANTDNPITTFEGMRILPDFNYVSDSLPKIDILVVPSAEHHLDTDLEDKIMLDFVKQVDKEAQFITSHCDGAFVLAKAGLLNNVVSTTFPSDIDKMRAMFPILDIRKEVLFVHDGKYITSAGGAKSFEAALYLSEHLYGKTIAKSLADGLVIDWNLEKVPHLIIKD
- a CDS encoding Lrp/AsnC family transcriptional regulator codes for the protein MIMDDLNWKILKCLQQNARMSNAEIGRRVGVSSPAVSERIKKMEDAEIIEGYTTFISPFEVGYQLKALITLHAFMGMLKPFLEKVKTYDEVVNCYRITGYENIVIEVVLKNQKHLENFIDQLIIYGETKTQIVLSHVVKHSEVKPLK
- a CDS encoding DEAD/DEAH box helicase, giving the protein MSFKKLHPLLKESLENLGFDTPNPFQKKVLPSLKGGSDAYIVAPKGSGKTTALIIAMVHKLKASAFEDSPRAIIVVKDKEDALALKEEFERFTRNTDLRLYALYDEYDIEKQKTEIYPGQDIVIATPARLSKLYFLNGIHLGEIQLFAIEDANYLGRNNAYNHILRLSESLSKCQYVIIAEEMNSKIKNYQNAFMSNAKLVN